Proteins encoded together in one Cellulomonas gilvus ATCC 13127 window:
- the nusG gene encoding transcription termination/antitermination protein NusG has product MSHESSEPTSAELELEDALESVEGVEASVDEPADTDEAAPAADEAAPVASDEAPESDEADEASAEDADEIDPDEDPVAAFKSKLRSLPGDWFVIHSYAGYENRVKANLENRTQSLNMEDFIYQVEVPMEEVVEIKNAQRKVVKRVRIPGYVLVRMDLTDESWGAVRHTPGVTGFVGHTHQPVPLTLDEVFSMLAPTLEVKSASAPAAAAKAAAKIQVDFTVGESVTVTDGPFDTLPATISEINAENQKLKVLVSIFGRETPVELSFSQVAKI; this is encoded by the coding sequence GTGTCGCACGAGTCGTCTGAGCCCACGTCGGCCGAGCTCGAGCTCGAGGACGCCCTCGAGTCGGTCGAAGGCGTCGAGGCGTCCGTCGACGAGCCCGCCGACACCGACGAGGCCGCGCCTGCCGCGGACGAGGCCGCGCCCGTCGCGTCCGACGAGGCACCGGAGTCCGACGAGGCCGATGAGGCCTCGGCCGAGGACGCGGACGAGATCGACCCCGACGAGGACCCCGTCGCGGCGTTCAAGTCGAAGCTGCGCAGCCTGCCGGGCGACTGGTTCGTCATCCACTCCTACGCGGGTTACGAGAACCGCGTGAAGGCGAACCTCGAGAACCGCACGCAGAGCCTCAACATGGAGGACTTCATCTACCAGGTGGAGGTCCCCATGGAGGAGGTCGTCGAGATCAAGAACGCGCAGCGCAAGGTCGTCAAGCGCGTGCGCATCCCCGGCTACGTCCTGGTCCGCATGGACCTGACCGACGAGTCGTGGGGTGCCGTGCGGCACACGCCCGGCGTGACGGGCTTCGTCGGCCACACGCACCAGCCGGTGCCGCTGACGCTCGACGAGGTGTTCTCGATGCTCGCCCCGACGCTCGAGGTCAAGTCGGCGTCCGCGCCGGCCGCCGCGGCCAAGGCCGCCGCGAAGATCCAGGTGGACTTCACGGTCGGCGAGTCGGTCACCGTCACCGACGGCCCCTTCGACACGCTGCCCGCCACGATCTCGGAGATCAACGCGGAGAACCAGAAGCTCAAGGTGCTCGTCTCCATCTTCGGCCGGGAGACCCCGGTCGAGCTGTCGTTCAGCCAGGTCGCCAAGATCTGA
- the rplK gene encoding 50S ribosomal protein L11, producing the protein MPPKKKVTGLIKLQINAGAATPAPPIGPALGQHGVNIMEFCKAYNAATESQRGNVIPVEITVYEDRSFTFITKTPPAAELIKKAAGVAKGSSTPHTVKVATLTRAQVREIASTKLEELNANDLEAAEKTIAGTARSMGITVEG; encoded by the coding sequence ATGCCCCCCAAGAAGAAGGTCACCGGCCTCATCAAGCTCCAGATCAACGCCGGTGCGGCCACGCCCGCCCCGCCGATCGGCCCCGCGCTCGGTCAGCACGGCGTGAACATCATGGAGTTCTGCAAGGCGTACAACGCGGCGACCGAGTCGCAGCGCGGCAACGTCATCCCCGTCGAGATCACCGTGTACGAGGACCGCTCGTTCACGTTCATCACGAAGACGCCGCCGGCCGCCGAGCTCATCAAGAAGGCCGCGGGCGTCGCCAAGGGCTCGTCCACGCCGCACACGGTCAAGGTCGCCACCCTGACCCGTGCGCAGGTCCGTGAGATCGCGAGCACCAAGCTCGAGGAGCTCAACGCGAACGACCTCGAGGCCGCCGAGAAGACCATCGCGGGCACCGCTCGCTCGATGGGCATCACGGTCGAGGGCTGA
- the rplA gene encoding 50S ribosomal protein L1, which yields MAKHSKAYRAAAEKIEDGKLYAPLEAVRLAQATSTTKYDATVEIAFRLGVDPRKADQMVRGTVNLPHGTGKTARVIVFATGERAEQARAAGADEVGGDELIEKVAAGYTDFDSAVATPDLMGKVGRLGKVLGPRGLMPNPKTGTVTMDVAKAVADIKGGKIEFRVDRHANLHFIIGKTSFSDVQLVENYAAALDEILRLKPSASKGRYITKATISTTNGPGIALDQNKTRNLTSEDEAA from the coding sequence ATGGCGAAGCACAGCAAGGCGTACCGCGCCGCCGCCGAGAAGATCGAGGACGGCAAGCTCTACGCGCCGCTCGAGGCCGTCCGCCTCGCGCAGGCCACCTCGACGACGAAGTACGACGCGACCGTCGAGATCGCCTTCCGCCTCGGGGTGGACCCCCGCAAGGCCGACCAGATGGTCCGTGGCACGGTCAACCTGCCCCACGGCACGGGCAAGACCGCCCGCGTGATCGTCTTCGCGACGGGTGAGCGTGCCGAGCAGGCCCGCGCGGCCGGCGCCGACGAGGTCGGTGGCGACGAGCTGATCGAGAAGGTCGCGGCCGGTTACACCGACTTCGACTCCGCGGTCGCGACCCCTGACCTCATGGGCAAGGTCGGTCGACTCGGCAAGGTGCTGGGCCCGCGTGGTCTGATGCCGAACCCGAAGACCGGCACCGTGACGATGGACGTGGCCAAGGCCGTCGCCGACATCAAGGGCGGCAAGATCGAGTTCCGCGTCGACCGTCACGCGAACCTGCACTTCATCATCGGCAAGACGTCGTTCTCCGACGTCCAGCTGGTGGAGAACTACGCCGCCGCGCTCGACGAGATCCTGCGTCTCAAGCCGTCCGCGTCGAAGGGCCGCTACATCACCAAGGCGACCATCTCGACCACGAACGGCCCGGGCATCGCGCTCGACCAGAACAAGACGCGCAACCTGACGTCGGAGGACGAGGCGGCCTGA
- a CDS encoding serine protease family protein, with protein sequence MSDQHPTGADERERIRPTKRGVEDLLLARAGVIGVDIAEKWSGGSPTGHQAIVVHVAHKRATDELADDERIPPTIDGVLTDVVERRVSPLATDRSEAPDLHTSRVRPLAGGISIGPADAVTVPVDGAASLRSVNGTLGVVVRERHTGRAFALTNWHVAAGDGLEDPGSSWIQPAIADDGTPRDRFGALVRGALTDRVDAAVVALAPGAAWVPGIVGIGPVSGAAEAREGARVRKSGRTTGVTVGTVVSTDYTTSVDFGPGVGWRTLRDQIRVEPADGVERFSAGGDSGSVLVDEDGAVVGLLWAGEDDGSFSVASPIGAVLGMLGVAVATERPRPGAPTTTPWGWAGGRSGTAPTRPAGRAADRDAQGAPRSAAAGRTSAQPFTEPFTEPFTEPFTEPFTEPFTEALGANPFTEPFTEPFTEPFTEPFTEPFTEPFTEPFTEALGANPFTEPFTEPFTEPFTEPFTEPFTEALGANPFTEPFTEPFTEPFTGASGGAFSGASGGAFSGHAGSASAAGSRALRGAYVAGVRAGMGMSTRSTAVAAARAAYAAAYQAAYRAAYLAASRDVRRRAAAAWQAAQRRGRGTGRV encoded by the coding sequence ATGAGCGATCAGCACCCGACCGGCGCCGACGAGCGCGAGCGCATCCGCCCGACGAAGCGCGGGGTCGAGGACCTCCTGCTGGCGCGGGCCGGCGTGATCGGCGTCGACATCGCCGAGAAGTGGTCGGGCGGCTCGCCCACCGGGCACCAGGCGATCGTCGTGCACGTCGCGCACAAACGGGCCACCGACGAGCTCGCCGACGACGAGCGCATCCCCCCGACGATCGACGGCGTCCTCACCGACGTCGTCGAACGCCGCGTCTCCCCGCTCGCGACGGACCGCTCCGAGGCGCCCGACCTGCACACGTCGCGCGTGCGGCCGCTGGCGGGCGGCATCAGCATCGGCCCGGCGGACGCCGTGACCGTACCCGTGGACGGCGCGGCGTCGCTGCGCAGCGTCAACGGCACGCTCGGCGTCGTCGTGCGCGAGCGGCACACCGGCCGTGCGTTCGCGCTCACGAACTGGCACGTCGCCGCCGGCGACGGCCTCGAGGACCCCGGCAGCAGCTGGATCCAGCCCGCGATCGCCGACGACGGCACGCCCCGCGACCGGTTCGGCGCGCTCGTGCGCGGTGCCCTGACCGACCGGGTGGACGCCGCCGTCGTAGCGCTCGCACCCGGAGCGGCATGGGTGCCCGGGATCGTCGGCATCGGCCCCGTGAGCGGCGCCGCCGAGGCCCGCGAGGGCGCGCGGGTGCGCAAGTCCGGGCGCACGACCGGCGTCACGGTCGGGACCGTGGTGTCCACCGACTACACGACGTCCGTCGACTTCGGGCCCGGCGTCGGGTGGCGCACGTTGCGCGACCAGATCCGGGTCGAGCCCGCGGACGGCGTCGAGCGGTTCTCCGCGGGCGGCGACTCGGGCTCCGTCCTGGTCGACGAGGACGGCGCCGTGGTCGGCCTGCTGTGGGCCGGCGAGGACGACGGCAGCTTCTCCGTGGCGAGCCCCATCGGCGCCGTGCTCGGCATGCTCGGCGTCGCGGTGGCCACCGAGCGGCCCCGACCGGGTGCGCCGACCACCACCCCCTGGGGGTGGGCGGGTGGCCGCAGCGGTACCGCGCCGACCAGGCCTGCGGGCCGCGCTGCTGACCGGGACGCGCAGGGGGCGCCCCGGTCAGCAGCAGCCGGCAGGACCTCGGCGCAGCCGTTCACCGAGCCCTTCACCGAACCGTTCACCGAGCCCTTCACGGAGCCGTTCACGGAGCCGTTCACCGAGGCGCTCGGCGCGAACCCGTTCACCGAACCCTTCACCGAGCCGTTCACGGAGCCGTTCACCGAACCCTTCACGGAGCCGTTCACCGAACCGTTCACGGAGCCGTTCACCGAAGCACTCGGCGCGAACCCGTTCACCGAACCCTTCACCGAGCCGTTCACGGAGCCGTTCACCGAACCGTTCACGGAGCCGTTCACCGAAGCACTCGGCGCGAACCCGTTCACCGAACCCTTCACCGAACCGTTCACGGAGCCCTTCACCGGAGCGTCCGGCGGGGCGTTCAGCGGGGCGTCCGGCGGGGCGTTCAGCGGGCATGCGGGCTCGGCGAGCGCAGCGGGGAGCCGCGCGCTCCGGGGCGCGTACGTCGCGGGCGTGCGCGCAGGCATGGGCATGAGCACACGATCCACCGCGGTGGCCGCAGCACGGGCTGCCTACGCGGCGGCGTACCAGGCGGCCTACCGAGCGGCGTACCTCGCGGCGAGCAGGGACGTCCGGCGTCGCGCCGCGGCGGCGTGGCAGGCCGCGCAGCGACGCGGACGCGGCACCGGCCGCGTCTGA
- a CDS encoding RNA polymerase sigma factor has product MSDDLVEPVDTALRGQGEGLADQAARAVIAYREGDSAPMAALVQVMTPLLWHTVRAQGADVETAQDVVQSVWLSLVREIETIRDPRATLQWTLVTAKRAAWRAVRRARDEQARTDGDEAATLWLAAPADQLPEQQAVRDERDRVLWEHVRSLPERCRRLLGLVALVDRPDYTVVSQALGMPVGSIGPTRGRCLAKLRVSLSSDPTWSLS; this is encoded by the coding sequence ATGAGTGACGACCTGGTGGAGCCGGTGGACACCGCGCTCCGAGGCCAGGGGGAGGGGCTCGCCGACCAGGCGGCCCGGGCCGTGATCGCGTACCGCGAGGGCGACAGCGCACCCATGGCCGCCCTGGTGCAGGTGATGACCCCCCTGCTCTGGCACACCGTGCGCGCCCAGGGTGCGGACGTGGAGACCGCGCAGGACGTGGTGCAGAGCGTCTGGCTGTCCCTCGTCCGGGAGATCGAGACGATCCGTGATCCGCGCGCGACGCTGCAGTGGACGCTCGTGACCGCGAAGCGCGCCGCGTGGCGTGCGGTGCGGCGTGCGCGGGACGAGCAGGCGCGCACGGACGGCGACGAGGCGGCGACGCTGTGGCTCGCCGCGCCGGCCGACCAGCTGCCCGAGCAGCAGGCGGTGCGCGACGAGCGGGACCGCGTCCTGTGGGAGCACGTGCGCTCGCTCCCCGAGCGGTGCCGCCGGCTGCTGGGCCTGGTCGCGCTCGTGGACCGGCCGGACTACACCGTGGTGTCGCAGGCGCTGGGCATGCCGGTCGGGAGCATCGGGCCGACCCGTGGCCGGTGCCTGGCGAAGCTGCGGGTCTCGTTGTCCTCCGATCCCACCTGGAGCCTGTCATGA